The Rhizobium etli 8C-3 genome has a segment encoding these proteins:
- a CDS encoding helix-turn-helix domain-containing protein produces the protein MKAKRDDKMSQEEQPHGNRTALSQDPHAVREPKENNLEMAIGHEVRAYRKKLGITVTDLAAATGISLGMLSKIENGNISPSLTTLQALSRALGVPLTAFFRRYEEPHNAVFVKAGQGIELERRGTRAGHQYNLLGHIDNNSSGVIVEPYLITLTADSDVFPTFQHEGMEFLYMLEGEVVYRHGDQLFPMQPGDSLFFDADAPHGPEVLVELPSRYLSIICYPQRGKTG, from the coding sequence ATGAAGGCCAAGCGCGATGACAAAATGAGCCAAGAGGAACAGCCGCACGGGAACCGGACCGCTCTTTCTCAGGACCCGCATGCTGTCCGCGAACCGAAGGAAAACAATCTCGAAATGGCGATCGGCCACGAGGTTCGCGCCTATCGCAAGAAGCTCGGCATCACGGTCACCGATCTCGCCGCCGCAACCGGCATTTCGCTCGGCATGCTCTCGAAGATCGAAAACGGCAATATCTCGCCTTCGCTCACGACGTTGCAAGCGCTTTCCCGCGCCCTCGGCGTGCCCCTCACCGCCTTTTTCCGGCGTTACGAAGAGCCTCATAATGCCGTCTTCGTCAAAGCCGGCCAAGGCATCGAGCTCGAGCGGCGCGGCACGCGGGCGGGACATCAATACAATCTGCTCGGACATATCGACAACAATTCCAGCGGCGTCATTGTCGAACCCTATCTCATCACGCTGACGGCCGATTCCGACGTCTTCCCGACCTTTCAGCATGAGGGTATGGAGTTTCTCTACATGCTGGAAGGCGAAGTCGTCTATCGCCACGGCGACCAGCTTTTTCCGATGCAGCCGGGAGACAGCCTGTTCTTTGACGCCGATGCGCCGCACGGGCCGGAAGTGCTGGTCGAGCTGCCGAGCCGCTACCTCTCGATCATCTGTTATCCCCAGCGTGGCAAAACGGGATAG
- a CDS encoding aminomethyltransferase family protein, protein MALSWRFSALADRHRALGSKLEDWSGMGTAWTYDKDMSEEHVAVRTKAGIMDVSGLKKVHLVGPHAIAVLDYVTTRDMTKIYPGRSVYATMLNGRGHFTDDCIVYRTGPNSWMLVHGSGSGHEEVVKQAAGRNCAVLFDDDLHDLSLQGPLAIDYLANYVPGIRDLKYFHHVQTTLFGAPVMISRTGYTGERGYEIFVRGQDAVMVWDRVVEEGKDMGIIPCCFSVLDMLRVESYLLFYPYDNSQMYPFADQPPGDSLWELGLDFTVSPGKTGFRGAEEHARLKGKERFKIFGMLIDADGPADLGDEVWADGKKVGVITCPSYSSLTKKSMAIARLDVDKAVHDTKLEVRGKSVQSTASAHVLPFDDPQKKKRTALG, encoded by the coding sequence ATGGCTTTATCTTGGCGTTTCTCCGCCTTGGCGGATCGGCATCGCGCTCTCGGATCGAAGCTTGAGGACTGGAGCGGAATGGGAACCGCCTGGACCTATGACAAGGACATGTCGGAAGAGCACGTCGCCGTCCGCACCAAGGCCGGTATCATGGACGTCTCCGGCTTGAAGAAGGTGCATCTGGTCGGCCCCCATGCGATCGCTGTGCTTGACTACGTCACCACCCGCGACATGACGAAGATCTATCCCGGTCGCTCGGTCTATGCCACGATGCTAAATGGTCGCGGTCATTTCACCGACGATTGCATTGTCTACCGCACGGGTCCGAATTCCTGGATGCTGGTGCATGGTTCCGGGTCCGGCCACGAGGAGGTCGTCAAGCAGGCGGCCGGCCGCAATTGCGCGGTGCTCTTCGACGACGATCTGCATGATCTCTCGCTTCAGGGACCTTTGGCGATCGACTATCTCGCCAATTATGTGCCCGGTATCCGCGACCTCAAATATTTCCATCACGTTCAGACGACGCTCTTCGGCGCTCCGGTGATGATCTCGCGCACCGGCTATACCGGTGAGCGTGGCTACGAGATCTTCGTGCGCGGCCAGGATGCCGTCATGGTCTGGGATCGGGTCGTCGAAGAGGGCAAAGATATGGGCATTATTCCCTGCTGCTTCAGCGTGCTCGACATGCTGCGGGTCGAAAGCTATCTGCTCTTTTATCCCTATGACAATTCCCAGATGTATCCCTTTGCCGATCAACCGCCCGGCGACAGCCTCTGGGAACTTGGCCTCGATTTCACCGTCAGTCCCGGCAAGACCGGCTTTCGGGGTGCCGAGGAGCATGCGCGCCTCAAAGGCAAGGAGCGCTTCAAGATCTTCGGTATGCTGATCGATGCCGATGGCCCGGCCGATCTTGGCGATGAGGTCTGGGCCGATGGCAAAAAGGTCGGCGTCATCACATGCCCGAGCTATTCGTCGCTAACGAAGAAATCCATGGCAATCGCCAGGCTTGATGTCGACAAGGCTGTTCATGACACGAAGCTCGAAGTGCGTGGCAAGAGCGTACAGAGCACGGCCAGCGCGCATGTGCTTCCCTTTGACGATCCGCAAAAGAAGAAGCGGACCGCTTTAGGTTAG
- a CDS encoding dimethylamine monooxygenase subunit DmmA family protein — MLVAGIKSRPLYKGLTIEPHAKRHIFALEGEGALALIDQKAALDLTILSRSEILYVARGSKGKGHDTTLLGLGTDVFWTAPTIATLLSRLKALLATAHMGVRLYVAGTEGFIGQAMMVGLDHGMDSASIITEHRGSLARRVQCVHCKGINEEVTASPFTCSHCGLTLLVRDHYSRRLGAFQGVNIDAEDPGSAPDPEELFL; from the coding sequence ATGCTTGTTGCAGGCATCAAGAGCCGTCCGCTCTACAAAGGTTTGACAATCGAGCCGCATGCCAAGCGGCATATCTTCGCGCTCGAGGGTGAGGGTGCGCTCGCGCTCATCGACCAGAAAGCCGCCCTCGACTTAACGATCCTTTCACGCAGCGAAATCCTCTATGTCGCGCGCGGGTCGAAGGGCAAAGGCCATGACACGACGCTGCTCGGCCTGGGCACAGATGTCTTCTGGACGGCGCCAACGATTGCAACCCTTTTGTCGCGGCTGAAGGCATTGCTGGCAACCGCTCACATGGGCGTTCGCCTCTATGTCGCCGGGACGGAGGGTTTCATCGGACAGGCAATGATGGTGGGGCTCGATCACGGCATGGATTCCGCCTCGATCATCACCGAACATCGCGGCTCGCTGGCGCGGCGTGTCCAGTGCGTGCATTGCAAAGGGATCAATGAGGAGGTGACTGCGAGCCCCTTCACCTGCAGCCATTGCGGACTGACGCTCCTCGTGCGTGATCACTATTCGCGACGGCTCGGTGCCTTCCAGGGCGTCAACATCGATGCGGAAGACCCTGGCAGCGCGCCCGATCCTGAGGAGTTGTTCCTTTGA